In one window of Neofelis nebulosa isolate mNeoNeb1 chromosome 15, mNeoNeb1.pri, whole genome shotgun sequence DNA:
- the LOC131496392 gene encoding T-cell surface glycoprotein CD1a-like isoform X2, whose amino-acid sequence MLLLQLVLLTVLVPGGNSDDDFQEPITFRIILTSSFYNRARTRNQGSAWLGQLQTHGWDSKTGAFIFLRPWSRGNFSKERLIEQEKLFHSYSIRFLQVFQDHVSQWQLEYPFQVQLEGGCELHLGEASVGFARVAYQGSDLMNFQNTSWWPSPKGGRRAQQVCTVFNQYHVVNVRTQAEINDICPHFLLGLLDAGKTDLQRQVRPEAWLSTGPSQGQGPGHLLFVCHVSGFYPKPVWVMWMRGDQEQQGTRRGDVLPNSDGTWYLQTSLNVEAREAAGLSCRVRHSSLEGQDIVLYWEQHRPVGLVFLAVVVPLVLLAGLAFWLWKRWKSHWRHQCTGLPLE is encoded by the exons ATGCTGTTGTTGCAACTGGTGTTGCTCACGGTTCTTGTCCCAGGCGGTAACAGtgatgatg ACTTCCAGGAGCCAATCACTTTTCGAATCATCCTGACCTCATCTTTTTACAACCGTGCCCGGACACGAAATCAGGGTTCAGCTTGGCTGGGACAGCTGCAGACTCATGGCTGGGACAGCAAGACCGGAGCTTTCATTTTCCTGCGGCCTTGGTCCAGGGGCAACTTCAGCAAAGAGAGGCTCATTGAACAAGAAAAGTTATTCCATTCATACTCCATTAGATTTCTTCAGGTATTTCAGGACCATGTCAGTCAATGGCAGCTTGAAT ATCCCTTTCAGGTCCAGCTGGAAGGAGGCTGTGAGCTGCACCTTGGAGAAGCATCAGTAGGATTTGCGCGGGTTGCATATCAAGGATCAGATCTCATGAACTTCCAGAACACGTCATGGTGGCCATCtccaaagggaggaaggagggctcAGCAGGTCTGCACAGTCTTCAATCAGTACCATGTGGTCAATGtaagaacacaggcagaaatcAATGACATCTGCCCCCATTTCCTCTTGGGTCTTCTTGACGCAGGAAAGACAGATCTGCAGCGACAAG TGAGGCCAGAGGCCTGGCTGTCCACTGGCCCCAGTCAGGGTCAGGGGCCTGGCCATCTGCTCTTTGTGTGCCACGTCTCTGGCTTCTACCCAAAGCCAGTGTGGGTGATGTGGATGCGGGGTGACCAGGAGCAACAGGGCACCCGACGAGGTGACGTTTTGCCCAATTCTGACGGGACATGGTATCTTCAGACGTCCTTGAATGTGGAAGCCAGGGAGGCAGCCGGCCTGTCTTGCCGAGTGAGACACAGCAGTCTAGAAGGCCAGGATATTGTCCTCTACTGGG AGCAGCACCGCCCCGTGGGCTTGGTATTCCTGGCCGTGGTCGTGCCCCTGGTGCTTCTGGCAGGTCTTGCGTTCTGGCTCTGGAAGCGCTG GAAATCACACTGGAGACATCAGTGCACTGGCCTTCCTTTGGAGTAA
- the LOC131496392 gene encoding T-cell surface glycoprotein CD1a-like isoform X1, whose product MLLLQLVLLTVLVPGGNSDDDFQEPITFRIILTSSFYNRARTRNQGSAWLGQLQTHGWDSKTGAFIFLRPWSRGNFSKERLIEQEKLFHSYSIRFLQVFQDHVSQWQLEYPFQVQLEGGCELHLGEASVGFARVAYQGSDLMNFQNTSWWPSPKGGRRAQQVCTVFNQYHVVNVRTQAEINDICPHFLLGLLDAGKTDLQRQVRPEAWLSTGPSQGQGPGHLLFVCHVSGFYPKPVWVMWMRGDQEQQGTRRGDVLPNSDGTWYLQTSLNVEAREAAGLSCRVRHSSLEGQDIVLYWGEKGLVPSRERVVLQQCRRDRYKVGILGTPDHKGLKFSDLRNGELGVRVL is encoded by the exons ATGCTGTTGTTGCAACTGGTGTTGCTCACGGTTCTTGTCCCAGGCGGTAACAGtgatgatg ACTTCCAGGAGCCAATCACTTTTCGAATCATCCTGACCTCATCTTTTTACAACCGTGCCCGGACACGAAATCAGGGTTCAGCTTGGCTGGGACAGCTGCAGACTCATGGCTGGGACAGCAAGACCGGAGCTTTCATTTTCCTGCGGCCTTGGTCCAGGGGCAACTTCAGCAAAGAGAGGCTCATTGAACAAGAAAAGTTATTCCATTCATACTCCATTAGATTTCTTCAGGTATTTCAGGACCATGTCAGTCAATGGCAGCTTGAAT ATCCCTTTCAGGTCCAGCTGGAAGGAGGCTGTGAGCTGCACCTTGGAGAAGCATCAGTAGGATTTGCGCGGGTTGCATATCAAGGATCAGATCTCATGAACTTCCAGAACACGTCATGGTGGCCATCtccaaagggaggaaggagggctcAGCAGGTCTGCACAGTCTTCAATCAGTACCATGTGGTCAATGtaagaacacaggcagaaatcAATGACATCTGCCCCCATTTCCTCTTGGGTCTTCTTGACGCAGGAAAGACAGATCTGCAGCGACAAG TGAGGCCAGAGGCCTGGCTGTCCACTGGCCCCAGTCAGGGTCAGGGGCCTGGCCATCTGCTCTTTGTGTGCCACGTCTCTGGCTTCTACCCAAAGCCAGTGTGGGTGATGTGGATGCGGGGTGACCAGGAGCAACAGGGCACCCGACGAGGTGACGTTTTGCCCAATTCTGACGGGACATGGTATCTTCAGACGTCCTTGAATGTGGAAGCCAGGGAGGCAGCCGGCCTGTCTTGCCGAGTGAGACACAGCAGTCTAGAAGGCCAGGATATTGTCCTCTACTGGGGTGAGAAAGGGCTGGTGCCCAGCAGGGAAAGGGTGGTCCTCCAGCAGTGCAGGAGAGACAGATACAAAGTTGGGATTCTAGGGACTCCAGACCATAAAGGACTAAAATTTAGTGACCTAAGAAATGGAGAGCTGGGTGTGAGGGTCCTGTAG